A region from the Medicago truncatula cultivar Jemalong A17 chromosome 6, MtrunA17r5.0-ANR, whole genome shotgun sequence genome encodes:
- the LOC11439145 gene encoding probable pectinesterase 55 — protein sequence MSSQQFHICFHLLRVQILRSIIMFRFLLFAFIFVGLKQDGANAQIYKRVGNKLLPYSTIIVDPLGNGNFTTIKSAIESIPLNNKHWVAIRVKAGTYREKIEIPRDKPYIILKGAGKRKTIVEWDDHAPISQSATFSSMADNVVVKSISFRNTYKNPIKNHTHIAAVAAMISGDKTYFFRVGFFGYQDTLWDNNGRHYYKLCTIQGAIDFIFGAGQSLFERCSISVIGGGYITAQGRTNANDESGFVFKDCHIFGNARAYLGRPWRRYARVLFYKTNMTKIVAPRGWNPWSFDGEEDQITFAEYGNFGPGADTSKRVKWTKKLDLETVENMASLNFINTPEEWINYQPF from the exons ATGAGTTCTCAacaatttcatatttgttttcacTTGTTAAGAGTCCAAATTCTTAGATCAATCATCATGTTTCGTTTTCTCTTATTTGCTTTTATCTTTGTGGGTTTGAAACAAGATGGTGCTAATGCTCAAATTTACAAAAGAGTGGGAAATAAGCTCTTACCATATTCAACAATCATTGTAGATCCATTGGGAAATGGGAACTTCACAACAATTAAATCTGCTATTGAATCAATTCCTTTGAACAATAAACATTGGGTTGCCATTAGGGTGAAGGCAGGTACCTACAG GGAAAAGATAGAGATTCCACGTGATAAACCTTACATCATACTAAAGGGAGCAGGAAAGAGGAAAACCATTGTTGAATGGGATGATCATGCACCAATCTCACAAAGTGCTACATTTTCCTCAATGGCTGATAATGTTGTCGTCAAATCCATCAGTTTCAGG AATACATACAAGAATCCGATAAAGAACCATACCCACATAGCTGCAGTAGCTGCAATGATAAGTGGAGataagacttatttttttagggttggTTTCTTTGGTTATCAAGACACTTTGTGGGACAACAATGGAAGACACTACTACAAGCTTTGTACCATACAAGGTGCTATAGATTTTATCTTTGGTGCAGGCCAGTCTTTGTTCGAG AGGTGTTCTATATCTGTTATTGGTGGTGGTTATATAACAGCACAAGGTAGAACGAATGCAAATGATGAAAGTGGGTTTGTTTTCAAAGATTGTCATATCTTTGGTAATGCAAGGGCTTATTTGGGAAGGCCTTGGAGACGTTATGCTAGAGTcttattttacaaaacaaatatgACCAAAATTGTAGCACCTAGAGGTTGGAATCCATGGAGTTTTGATGGTGAAGA ggatcaaatAACATTCGCAGAATATGGCAATTTTGGACCTGGTGCTGATACATCCAAGAGAGTGAAGTGGACTAAGAAATTGGATTTAGAAACTGTTGAAAATATGGCTAGTCTTAACTTCATCAACACACCAGAAGAATGGATTAATTATCAACCGTTCTAA